Proteins encoded together in one Chitinophaga sp. LS1 window:
- a CDS encoding NADH-quinone oxidoreductase subunit N, with translation MNALISTALSGVLMMFAGLFVKNKQSIKFVAIVALLICFAANLAELCTLQGGSRTLYGMITVSSFSVLFNAVAFGATLLYFMLSGSAFEKVGEHVSDYFALVFFILSGITLASSFSSLLMLFLAIEIISIPQYILAGSDKKSPKSSEASLKYFLMGSFSTGILLMGITLIYGASGSFLISELGLGDGAASPLALCGVILIAFALSFKVSAAPFHFWTPDVYDGAPSVFTSFMATVVKAGSFIAFIRLFHGAFTGTISKDWQLLLALVTAATLIIGNFTAVFQQSVKRMLAYSSIAQAGFMLLSVISFSDFAVKGIILYAAAYSVATIGIFAVLIKMKDYTFDGFNGLAKKEPLVAAVTTICLLSLAGIPLTAGFFAKYYVLTAAVQEGNLFWLVIIAVICAAISVYYYFRVIMAMYFKSGEPGVEEMSGRFKFLLVVTAAIVILLGVFPGLLLQFV, from the coding sequence ATGAATGCATTAATATCTACTGCTTTATCGGGCGTTTTGATGATGTTTGCGGGGCTTTTCGTGAAAAATAAGCAGTCCATTAAATTTGTTGCCATCGTGGCGTTGCTGATTTGCTTTGCAGCGAACCTGGCGGAATTGTGCACATTACAGGGGGGGAGCCGCACTCTGTATGGTATGATCACTGTGAGCAGTTTCAGTGTATTGTTCAATGCGGTAGCTTTTGGAGCTACGTTATTGTACTTTATGCTGTCAGGCAGTGCTTTTGAGAAAGTAGGGGAACATGTGTCTGATTACTTTGCGCTGGTATTTTTCATACTGTCGGGTATTACGCTGGCGTCTTCGTTCAGCAGTTTATTAATGCTTTTCCTGGCGATAGAAATCATTTCTATTCCTCAGTACATCCTGGCTGGTAGTGATAAAAAGAGTCCTAAGAGTAGTGAAGCTTCGCTGAAATACTTCCTGATGGGTTCTTTCTCTACAGGTATTTTGCTGATGGGTATTACACTGATTTATGGTGCATCTGGTTCATTTTTGATCAGTGAGCTGGGGTTGGGAGATGGTGCGGCTAGTCCGCTTGCATTGTGTGGTGTGATACTGATTGCATTTGCATTGTCATTCAAAGTTTCTGCAGCGCCTTTCCACTTCTGGACACCGGATGTGTATGATGGAGCGCCTTCAGTATTTACATCTTTCATGGCCACTGTGGTGAAGGCGGGTAGCTTTATTGCATTTATCCGTTTGTTCCATGGTGCGTTTACAGGCACGATCAGTAAAGACTGGCAGTTGCTGCTGGCGCTGGTGACGGCTGCTACGCTGATCATTGGTAACTTTACAGCGGTATTCCAGCAGAGTGTAAAACGTATGCTGGCGTATTCAAGTATTGCGCAGGCAGGTTTTATGCTGCTGTCAGTTATTTCGTTCAGTGATTTTGCTGTGAAAGGTATTATCCTGTATGCAGCAGCTTACTCTGTAGCTACAATCGGCATCTTTGCAGTGTTGATTAAAATGAAGGATTATACTTTCGATGGTTTTAACGGATTGGCAAAGAAGGAGCCTTTGGTGGCTGCGGTAACTACGATCTGTTTGTTATCATTGGCAGGTATTCCGCTGACGGCAGGTTTCTTTGCGAAATATTATGTGTTGACAGCGGCTGTTCAGGAAGGTAATCTTTTCTGGCTGGTGATAATAGCGGTAATATGTGCTGCGATCAGTGTGTATTACTACTTCAGGGTGATCATGGCGATGTATTTTAAATCTGGTGAGCCAGGTGTCGAGGAGATGAGTGGCAGATTTAAGTTTTTGCTGGTAGTGACAGCAGCGATAGTGATACTGTTGGGAGTGTTCCCTGGGTTACTGTTACAATTCGTATAA
- a CDS encoding complex I subunit 4 family protein yields the protein MLTVLLILIPLVAGLLTFGLKGSGPKTVGLISSLASLAVTIAALFQFRSAPESLSHSCNWIPQLGATFSVGLDGMGMMLSLLTSISFVLIFIVINKREYDRANSFYALMLLSQAGLMGVFTAYDAMLFYFFWELALIPVYFLCSLWGGEKRIPVTFKFFVYTFAGSLLMLIGIIYIYLQTPDHSFSYASFTTAALPKETQSWLFWLFFVAFAIKMPIFPFHTWQPDTYEQSPTPVTMVLSGIMVKMGLFGVIRWLLPVLPQGAYVWSDVAIVLSIIGIVYASCIAIVQSDFKRLIAYSSIAHIGLMSAAIFANNEQSLQGVLVQFFNHGINIIGLWIIVEIIQDRLKVKSLNELGGIAAYAPRMATFLVIISFANIALPLTNGFIGEFLMFSGLYQYNPWFMAVAGLGVILGAVYTLNMVQKVIFGQPNQLTETTTDLRGNEMLALSVIVVIILVLGVYPKPMLELVQSTTELVNKVY from the coding sequence ATGTTGACAGTATTACTCATTTTGATTCCTTTGGTGGCGGGCCTTCTTACGTTTGGCCTGAAGGGATCAGGCCCTAAGACGGTGGGTTTGATATCATCTCTGGCATCGCTGGCAGTCACTATTGCTGCGCTGTTTCAGTTCAGGTCTGCACCTGAAAGCCTCAGCCACAGCTGCAACTGGATACCACAACTGGGCGCTACGTTTAGTGTAGGATTGGATGGTATGGGCATGATGCTTAGCCTGCTCACTTCTATTTCATTTGTACTGATCTTTATTGTTATCAATAAAAGGGAGTATGACCGTGCTAACAGCTTCTATGCACTGATGCTGTTATCGCAGGCAGGTCTCATGGGCGTATTTACTGCCTATGATGCTATGTTGTTCTACTTCTTCTGGGAACTGGCGCTGATTCCTGTATACTTCCTCTGCTCACTGTGGGGAGGCGAAAAGAGGATCCCGGTTACCTTCAAGTTCTTTGTGTACACTTTTGCAGGTTCCCTGCTCATGCTGATCGGTATTATCTATATCTATCTGCAAACGCCGGATCACTCCTTTAGTTATGCAAGTTTCACAACAGCGGCTTTGCCTAAAGAGACACAGTCCTGGCTGTTCTGGTTGTTCTTTGTAGCTTTTGCTATCAAGATGCCGATCTTCCCTTTCCATACATGGCAGCCGGATACTTACGAGCAATCGCCAACTCCTGTTACAATGGTACTGTCAGGTATCATGGTAAAAATGGGTTTGTTCGGTGTGATTCGCTGGTTACTGCCGGTATTACCACAAGGTGCTTATGTATGGTCTGATGTTGCGATTGTATTATCTATCATCGGTATTGTATATGCTTCCTGCATCGCCATTGTTCAATCTGATTTCAAACGTCTGATCGCTTATTCATCTATCGCCCACATCGGGTTGATGAGTGCTGCGATCTTCGCGAATAACGAGCAGAGTTTACAGGGTGTGCTGGTACAGTTCTTTAACCATGGTATTAACATCATCGGTTTGTGGATCATCGTTGAGATTATCCAGGATCGTTTGAAAGTGAAGTCACTGAATGAGCTGGGCGGTATTGCTGCTTATGCACCACGCATGGCTACCTTCCTGGTGATTATCAGTTTTGCAAATATTGCATTGCCACTGACCAATGGTTTCATCGGGGAGTTCCTGATGTTCAGCGGTCTCTATCAATATAATCCATGGTTCATGGCAGTAGCTGGTCTGGGAGTGATCCTGGGTGCAGTGTACACACTGAACATGGTACAGAAAGTGATCTTTGGCCAGCCTAACCAGCTGACGGAAACTACTACAGATCTGCGTGGTAATGAAATGCTGGCGTTGAGTGTGATAGTGGTGATCATCCTGGTACTGGGCGTATATCCAAAGCCTATGCTGGAGTTGGTTCAGAGCACTACTGAATTGGTTAATAAGGTTTATTAA
- the nuoL gene encoding NADH-quinone oxidoreductase subunit L — protein MINLVWLVPLLPLLGFLVNGLGRRYLSKSLAGIVGSGSILAAFVISLLMFLEVRTPGFQAVTVQLFDFISAGSLHIPFAFQVDQLSSLFLLIITGVGSLIHIYSTSYMHDETSEGFARYFAYLNLFVFSMLILVLGANYVMMFIGWEGVGLCSYLLIGFWYKNTNYNNAAKKAFVMNRIGDLGFLLGMFLMIVHFGSVNYSEVLPQIAGVAKGDGTLAAIAILFFVGAMGKSAQVPLYTWLPDAMAGPTPVSALIHAATMVTAGIYMIARSNILYTLAPCVQHVVAIIGLVTAVLAASIALKQDDIKKVLAYSTVSQLGYMFLALGVGAYTTAVFHVMTHAFFKALLFLGSGSVIHAMGGEQDIRKMGGLKKYMPVTNATFLIGCLAISGIPGLSGFFSKDEILSHTFAANKLLYVVGLLTALMTAFYMFRLYYITFCGKFRGTHEQEHHLHESPGAMTFPLIVLAILSVIGGYVGLPAVFGAPNLLEHYLHPIFAVSVEKVELHELAHSTEWLLMALSSVLVIITIFLARNWYRNFTDNGEPRTGIAKVLENKWYVDEIYDAIIVKPLGMLSRFFEEAIERSGIDRLVNGVGRGVQWSSQQVRLLQSGQVGFYIFAMVIGMVLLFVIGFLVR, from the coding sequence ATGATTAATCTAGTTTGGCTGGTACCATTATTACCACTATTAGGATTTCTGGTGAATGGATTGGGAAGAAGATACCTCTCCAAATCACTGGCAGGTATCGTTGGGAGCGGGTCTATACTGGCGGCTTTTGTGATTAGTTTGCTGATGTTCCTGGAAGTACGTACCCCGGGTTTTCAGGCGGTAACCGTACAATTGTTTGATTTCATTTCTGCAGGCAGCCTGCATATTCCATTTGCCTTTCAGGTAGATCAGTTAAGTTCACTGTTTCTCCTGATCATCACAGGCGTAGGCTCTCTGATTCATATTTACTCTACTTCTTACATGCACGATGAGACCAGCGAAGGGTTTGCGCGTTATTTCGCATACCTGAACCTGTTCGTGTTCTCTATGTTGATCCTTGTATTAGGTGCCAACTACGTGATGATGTTCATAGGCTGGGAAGGTGTAGGACTTTGTTCTTACCTCCTGATCGGCTTCTGGTATAAGAATACTAACTACAACAACGCTGCCAAGAAGGCTTTTGTCATGAACCGCATCGGTGACCTCGGGTTTCTGCTGGGTATGTTCCTGATGATCGTTCACTTTGGTAGTGTAAATTATTCTGAAGTACTCCCACAGATTGCGGGTGTAGCAAAGGGTGATGGTACCCTCGCTGCAATTGCGATCCTCTTCTTTGTAGGTGCGATGGGTAAATCAGCACAGGTACCTTTGTACACCTGGTTGCCTGATGCGATGGCGGGTCCAACCCCGGTATCTGCCCTGATCCATGCTGCAACGATGGTGACAGCAGGTATCTATATGATTGCACGCAGCAACATTCTTTATACACTTGCTCCATGTGTGCAGCACGTAGTAGCTATCATCGGCCTGGTTACAGCGGTGCTGGCGGCTTCTATTGCACTGAAGCAGGATGATATCAAGAAAGTACTGGCTTACTCTACTGTATCTCAGTTAGGTTATATGTTCCTCGCTCTTGGTGTAGGCGCTTATACTACTGCGGTATTCCACGTAATGACACACGCATTCTTCAAGGCGCTGTTGTTCCTGGGTTCAGGTTCTGTGATCCACGCAATGGGTGGTGAGCAGGACATTCGTAAGATGGGAGGTTTGAAAAAATACATGCCTGTTACGAATGCCACTTTCCTGATCGGTTGTCTGGCTATTTCAGGTATCCCTGGTTTGTCCGGCTTCTTCTCAAAAGATGAAATTTTATCCCACACCTTTGCTGCCAACAAACTGCTGTATGTAGTAGGCTTGCTGACAGCATTGATGACGGCGTTCTATATGTTCCGATTGTACTACATCACATTCTGTGGTAAGTTCCGCGGTACACACGAACAGGAGCATCACCTGCACGAAAGTCCGGGGGCAATGACGTTCCCGCTGATTGTATTGGCTATCCTGTCTGTGATTGGTGGTTATGTAGGTTTACCAGCAGTATTTGGTGCACCTAACCTGTTAGAACATTACCTGCATCCTATCTTCGCTGTATCTGTAGAAAAGGTAGAACTGCATGAGTTGGCACACAGCACTGAATGGTTGCTGATGGCGCTGAGCTCTGTGCTGGTAATCATCACTATTTTCCTGGCGCGCAACTGGTACCGCAACTTCACCGACAATGGTGAGCCACGCACTGGTATTGCGAAAGTACTGGAGAACAAATGGTATGTAGACGAGATTTACGATGCTATCATAGTAAAGCCCCTGGGTATGCTGAGCCGTTTCTTTGAAGAAGCGATTGAGCGTTCAGGTATTGACAGGTTGGTGAACGGTGTAGGCCGTGGTGTTCAGTGGAGTAGTCAACAGGTAAGGTTGCTTCAGAGCGGGCAGGTAGGTTTTTACATATTTGCCATGGTTATAGGGATGGTATTATTATTTGTAATCGGGTTCCTGGTTCGATAA
- the nuoK gene encoding NADH-quinone oxidoreductase subunit NuoK codes for MPVQYYIFLSIALFCIGVMGVLMRRNAIIIFMCVELMLNAVNLLLVAFSKMWADAGRVDAAGAQIFVFFIMVVAAAEVAVGLAIIVMVYRSSQSVDVNIMNRLKN; via the coding sequence ATGCCGGTTCAATATTATATCTTTTTAAGCATTGCGCTCTTTTGTATTGGAGTGATGGGGGTATTGATGCGCAGAAATGCTATCATCATCTTCATGTGTGTAGAGTTGATGCTGAATGCTGTGAACCTTTTGTTAGTGGCGTTTTCTAAAATGTGGGCAGATGCGGGTAGAGTAGATGCGGCCGGAGCCCAGATCTTTGTGTTTTTCATCATGGTCGTGGCGGCGGCAGAAGTTGCTGTTGGTCTCGCTATCATCGTTATGGTATACAGGAGTTCACAGTCAGTAGATGTGAATATCATGAACCGTCTGAAGAATTAA
- a CDS encoding NADH-quinone oxidoreductase subunit J yields MNLQQVVFGILSIISLITALGVVFSKSPVTSVLCLILTFFTIAGHYVMLNAQFLAVVHIIVYAGAIMVLFLFVIMLMNLNAEGEPQKRNWLKYAGAISGGALLVVLLAALREASLPSLTPESNNIGLIANLGQTLFKTYVVPFEVSSILFLSAMVGAVVIGKKEH; encoded by the coding sequence ATGAATTTACAACAAGTCGTTTTCGGGATACTCTCTATTATTTCACTGATCACTGCGCTGGGCGTGGTGTTTAGTAAGAGTCCCGTTACAAGTGTCCTTTGCCTGATCCTTACATTTTTTACCATAGCCGGCCATTACGTGATGTTGAATGCACAGTTTCTGGCGGTGGTGCACATCATTGTATATGCGGGTGCGATCATGGTATTGTTCCTGTTCGTGATCATGCTGATGAACCTGAATGCTGAAGGAGAGCCGCAAAAGCGGAACTGGCTCAAGTATGCAGGGGCGATCAGTGGGGGTGCACTGCTGGTGGTACTGCTGGCTGCGCTGCGTGAAGCAAGCCTGCCTTCATTAACACCGGAATCTAACAATATTGGCCTGATCGCTAATCTTGGTCAGACTTTATTCAAAACATATGTTGTTCCTTTCGAAGTGAGCAGCATCCTGTTTTTGAGCGCCATGGTCGGTGCAGTCGTGATTGGTAAGAAAGAACATTAA
- the nuoI gene encoding NADH-quinone oxidoreductase subunit NuoI encodes MQTLTNRAKPVDRRPMNMLERMYLPAIAKGMVITFKHIFQKKPTVSYPEEKREFSPVFRGLQILNRDAEGRENCTACGLCAVACPAEAITMEAAERKPGEEHLYREEKYAARYEINMLRCIFCGFCEEACPKDAIYLSETFAPAHYKREGFIYGKQDLLIPLPGEKKNA; translated from the coding sequence ATGCAAACTTTAACGAACAGGGCAAAACCGGTAGATCGCAGACCGATGAACATGTTGGAGAGGATGTACCTGCCGGCTATTGCAAAGGGAATGGTTATCACTTTCAAACATATATTCCAGAAAAAGCCTACAGTAAGTTATCCTGAGGAAAAACGTGAATTCAGCCCGGTATTCCGTGGCCTTCAAATTCTGAACAGGGATGCAGAAGGACGTGAAAACTGTACAGCCTGTGGTCTGTGTGCGGTAGCTTGTCCTGCGGAGGCAATTACGATGGAAGCTGCTGAAAGGAAACCAGGGGAAGAGCATCTGTACCGTGAAGAAAAATATGCAGCACGTTATGAGATTAACATGCTTCGTTGCATCTTCTGTGGTTTTTGTGAAGAAGCCTGTCCAAAGGATGCGATTTATCTCTCCGAAACATTTGCACCAGCACATTACAAACGTGAAGGTTTCATCTATGGCAAGCAGGATCTGTTGATTCCATTGCCAGGAGAGAAGAAAAATGCATAA
- the nuoH gene encoding NADH-quinone oxidoreductase subunit NuoH — protein sequence MQIDWFFILEKIILISGVLVISLVVAMYSTWGERKVAGIMQDRLGPNRAGPLGLFQPLADGGKLFFKEEIIPGSSNHFLFILGPSLAMIVACMTSAVIPWGDTLTIAGHTVSLQVADVNIGILYIFGVVSLGVYGIMLGGWASNNKFSLLSSVRAASQIISYELAMGMALIALLMVSGTLSLKEIVEQQRHGGVWNVFVQPLGFIIFLICSFAETNRSPFDLAEAENELNGGYHLEYSSMKLGFFLFAEYINMFISSALMATLYFGGYHFWGMDSLHVSPNILTILGTLVLFIKIICFIFFFMWVRWTIPRFRYDQLMRLGWNYLIPIALLNMVITGGWILWHQH from the coding sequence ATGCAAATAGACTGGTTTTTCATTCTTGAGAAGATAATACTGATATCAGGTGTATTGGTAATATCTCTGGTCGTGGCCATGTATTCCACATGGGGCGAAAGAAAGGTAGCGGGTATTATGCAGGATAGGCTTGGACCAAACAGAGCGGGTCCTTTGGGCTTGTTTCAGCCGCTGGCGGATGGTGGTAAGCTCTTCTTCAAGGAAGAGATCATTCCAGGATCCTCCAATCATTTCCTTTTTATTTTAGGTCCATCACTGGCTATGATTGTAGCCTGTATGACCAGTGCAGTAATTCCATGGGGCGATACACTGACCATTGCAGGTCATACAGTATCACTGCAGGTAGCTGACGTGAACATTGGTATTCTTTACATTTTTGGTGTGGTGAGCTTAGGTGTATACGGTATTATGCTGGGTGGCTGGGCTTCCAACAATAAATTCTCCCTGTTATCATCTGTACGTGCCGCTTCCCAGATCATCAGCTATGAGCTGGCGATGGGTATGGCACTGATTGCACTGCTGATGGTGAGTGGGACACTGAGTCTGAAAGAAATCGTAGAGCAGCAGCGTCATGGTGGTGTATGGAATGTATTTGTTCAACCGTTGGGCTTTATCATTTTCCTGATATGTTCATTTGCTGAGACCAACCGTTCTCCATTTGACCTGGCAGAAGCGGAGAATGAACTGAACGGTGGTTATCACCTGGAGTATTCTTCCATGAAACTGGGTTTCTTCCTGTTCGCTGAGTATATCAATATGTTCATCAGCTCTGCGCTGATGGCTACATTGTACTTTGGTGGATATCATTTCTGGGGCATGGATAGTCTGCATGTATCGCCAAACATTCTGACTATACTGGGTACACTGGTTCTGTTTATAAAAATTATTTGCTTCATTTTCTTCTTTATGTGGGTACGCTGGACTATCCCGCGCTTCCGTTATGATCAGTTAATGCGTTTGGGTTGGAACTATCTGATCCCGATTGCATTGTTAAACATGGTGATCACAGGTGGCTGGATTTTGTGGCATCAACATTAA
- a CDS encoding 2Fe-2S iron-sulfur cluster-binding protein — protein MAEEQKLFKVKIDGISVEVAPGTTILNAARQIGGDIVPPAMCYYSKLQGSGGKCRTCLVKVSKGSEADPRPMPKLVASCRTTVMDGMEVANITSPEVLEARKGVVEFLLLNHPLDCPVCDQAGECHLQDLGYEHGAEGTRYEFKRRTFEKVDLGDKIQLHMTRCILCYRCVFTADQVAGNREHGVLGRGEHAEISTYLSKNLNSPFIGNVIDVCPVGALTDKTFRFKNRVWFLKPVNAHRDCENPKCCGKTVLWMRGDEVFRVTARKDKYGEVEDFICDTCRFDKKEAKDWVVEGPRKIERQSVISANHYVGVNKPKDTLVEVLDGRQPKLLMDIHSISEVNRPSIDLSQIEGPAHSDDFNK, from the coding sequence ATGGCTGAAGAACAGAAACTCTTTAAAGTCAAGATCGACGGGATCTCTGTGGAAGTGGCACCTGGTACTACTATCCTGAATGCTGCCCGTCAGATAGGAGGAGATATAGTGCCGCCTGCAATGTGCTACTATTCCAAACTGCAGGGTAGTGGTGGTAAATGCCGTACATGTCTGGTAAAAGTATCGAAGGGCTCGGAAGCTGATCCTCGTCCTATGCCAAAACTGGTTGCCTCCTGCCGTACTACTGTAATGGATGGTATGGAAGTAGCAAACATCACCTCTCCTGAAGTGCTGGAAGCACGTAAAGGTGTGGTGGAATTCCTGTTACTGAATCACCCGCTGGATTGCCCGGTATGTGATCAGGCTGGTGAGTGTCACCTGCAGGATCTGGGTTATGAGCATGGTGCTGAAGGTACCCGTTACGAATTCAAACGTCGTACTTTCGAAAAAGTAGATCTGGGTGATAAGATCCAGTTACATATGACCCGCTGTATCCTTTGCTACCGTTGTGTATTCACTGCCGATCAGGTAGCTGGCAACCGTGAGCATGGTGTACTGGGCCGTGGTGAGCATGCTGAAATCAGCACTTATCTTAGCAAGAATTTAAACAGTCCCTTCATTGGTAACGTTATTGACGTATGCCCTGTAGGTGCACTGACAGATAAAACTTTCCGTTTCAAAAACCGTGTATGGTTCCTGAAACCGGTGAATGCACACCGTGACTGTGAGAATCCTAAGTGCTGTGGTAAAACCGTACTCTGGATGCGTGGTGACGAAGTATTCCGTGTAACTGCACGTAAGGATAAATATGGCGAAGTAGAAGATTTCATCTGCGATACCTGCCGTTTTGATAAGAAAGAAGCGAAAGACTGGGTAGTGGAAGGTCCACGTAAGATCGAACGCCAGAGCGTAATTTCTGCTAACCACTATGTAGGAGTAAACAAGCCAAAGGATACCCTGGTAGAAGTACTGGATGGCCGTCAGCCAAAACTGCTGATGGATATTCACAGTATCAGCGAGGTAAACCGTCCAAGTATCGATCTGTCGCAGATCGAGGGGCCTGCACACTCTGATGATTTTAACAAGTAA
- the nuoF gene encoding NADH-quinone oxidoreductase subunit NuoF, which translates to MGRKLLFDKAHIENIRYYDVYRANGGYGSAEKALKSMTPELVLEEVKKSGLRGRGGAGFPTGMKWSFIAKPEGVPRYLVCNADESEPGTFKDRYLMEFIPHLLIEGLLISSYTLGCNTCYIYIRGEYAWIPDILEEAIADAKKNGWLGKNIQGTGFDLEIYVQRGAGAYICGEETALIESLEGKRGNPRIKPPFPAVKGLYDCPTVVNNVETLATIVPILRIGGEEYAKYGTGKSTGTKLISACGNINKPGVYEIEMNISVEEFIYSDEYCGGIPNGKRLKACIPGGSSVPILPANLLLKTAKGEPRMMTYESLADGGFATGTMLGSGGFIVLDEDQCIVKNTLTFARFYHHESCGQCSPCREGTGWMERVLKNIEKGKGKMSDIDLLWDIQRKIEGNTICPLGDAAAWPVAAAIRHFRDEFEWHVLNPEEAQTRNFGLAHYADPLEIAAPAAV; encoded by the coding sequence ATGGGACGCAAATTACTTTTTGACAAAGCACATATAGAAAATATCCGGTATTATGATGTATACCGGGCTAACGGCGGCTACGGATCGGCGGAGAAAGCATTGAAAAGCATGACGCCTGAGCTGGTGCTGGAAGAGGTGAAGAAAAGCGGTCTGAGAGGCCGTGGAGGTGCTGGTTTCCCTACCGGTATGAAATGGAGTTTCATTGCAAAACCGGAAGGCGTGCCCCGCTACCTGGTATGTAATGCCGATGAATCTGAGCCAGGTACTTTCAAAGACCGTTACCTGATGGAATTCATCCCTCACCTGTTGATAGAAGGTCTGCTCATCTCCAGCTATACCCTGGGATGTAATACCTGTTATATCTACATCCGTGGTGAGTACGCATGGATCCCTGATATCCTGGAAGAAGCAATTGCAGATGCAAAGAAAAACGGCTGGCTGGGTAAAAATATCCAGGGCACCGGTTTCGATCTTGAAATATATGTACAACGTGGTGCAGGTGCTTACATCTGTGGTGAGGAAACTGCCCTGATCGAAAGTCTGGAAGGTAAGCGTGGTAATCCACGTATCAAACCTCCATTCCCTGCGGTGAAAGGTTTATACGATTGTCCTACTGTGGTAAACAATGTGGAAACACTGGCTACCATAGTACCGATTCTGCGTATCGGCGGTGAAGAATATGCCAAATACGGCACTGGTAAATCAACCGGTACCAAACTCATTTCTGCCTGTGGTAATATCAACAAACCAGGGGTGTATGAAATTGAAATGAACATTTCAGTAGAAGAATTTATTTACTCTGATGAATATTGCGGTGGTATCCCCAATGGAAAACGCCTGAAAGCGTGCATTCCGGGTGGTAGCTCCGTACCTATCCTGCCTGCTAACCTGCTGCTGAAAACAGCGAAAGGTGAGCCGCGCATGATGACTTACGAAAGCCTGGCTGACGGTGGTTTTGCTACCGGTACAATGCTGGGTTCCGGTGGTTTCATCGTGCTGGACGAAGACCAGTGCATTGTGAAAAACACCTTAACTTTTGCCCGTTTCTACCACCACGAAAGCTGTGGACAATGTAGCCCATGTCGTGAAGGTACCGGATGGATGGAGCGTGTGCTCAAAAACATCGAGAAGGGTAAAGGTAAAATGAGCGATATAGATCTGCTGTGGGATATTCAGCGTAAGATAGAAGGTAACACCATCTGCCCATTGGGTGATGCTGCTGCCTGGCCGGTAGCTGCTGCTATCCGTCACTTCCGCGATGAATTTGAGTGGCATGTGTTGAATCCTGAAGAAGCGCAAACACGCAACTTCGGTCTTGCACACTATGCAGATCCGCTGGAAATCGCTGCACCTGCCGCAGTATAA
- the nuoE gene encoding NADH-quinone oxidoreductase subunit NuoE, which translates to MFSEEKLNKVKEIISRYPQGRQKSALIPVLHLAQDAFGGWLSTETMDYVASLLQITPIEVYEVATFYSMFNLQPVGKHVFEVCQTGPCMLRGSDNIIDYIKKKLDIGVGETTKDGLFTLKAVECLGACGYAPMMQLGKHYKEHLTPEKVDAIIAECRANAN; encoded by the coding sequence ATGTTTTCAGAAGAGAAGCTGAATAAAGTAAAAGAGATCATCTCCCGCTATCCTCAGGGTAGACAGAAGAGCGCGCTTATTCCGGTGCTGCACCTTGCACAGGACGCGTTTGGCGGTTGGCTCAGCACAGAGACTATGGATTACGTAGCTTCCCTGCTGCAGATAACGCCAATTGAAGTGTATGAAGTGGCTACCTTTTACTCAATGTTTAACCTGCAGCCGGTAGGCAAGCATGTATTCGAGGTGTGCCAGACTGGCCCCTGCATGCTGCGCGGTTCAGACAATATCATCGACTATATTAAAAAGAAACTGGATATAGGAGTGGGAGAGACGACGAAAGACGGCCTCTTTACTCTGAAAGCAGTAGAATGCCTGGGTGCCTGCGGTTACGCGCCAATGATGCAGCTGGGTAAGCACTACAAAGAACACCTGACACCTGAAAAGGTGGATGCCATCATTGCAGAATGCAGGGCAAACGCAAACTAA